The Pseudomonas baetica genome includes a region encoding these proteins:
- a CDS encoding ISL3 family transposase, which yields MKPDGDALQIDLTPHATRFPSCGGCQKPCSTTHEYCQRVIRDLPILGRAVRLSVLLRRVGCRDCGKRMEAVSWLDRYARMTRRLAEAVIQACERLPTLHVAQMFGLHWETVRVLERRALQAALSVLPKAQPRRLVMDEFALFKGHRYASVVLDADTRRVLWIGEGRSRAAVRPFFEELGPEGCARIEAVAMDMNTAFDLEVRQHCPKARVVYDLFHVVAKYGREVIDRVRVDEANRLRHDKPARKVIKQARWLLLRNPQNLKTPEQQVRLEDLLAANQALMTVYLMNAELKTLWTPSTAWGWRSAWKQWLRHADESAIPALILFAKRLKGYWRGIVSRVRWPMHTGQLEGINNRIKVIKRMAYGYRDSEFFFMKIKSVFPGNP from the coding sequence ATCAAGCCTGATGGTGATGCCCTCCAGATCGATCTTACACCCCACGCCACCCGATTCCCTTCCTGTGGTGGGTGCCAAAAACCCTGTTCAACCACGCATGAGTATTGCCAGCGAGTCATTCGTGATTTACCCATTCTCGGTCGCGCAGTACGCCTGAGCGTTTTGCTCCGACGCGTTGGTTGCCGCGACTGTGGCAAACGCATGGAGGCCGTCAGTTGGCTGGATCGCTATGCCCGTATGACACGGCGTCTGGCAGAGGCGGTCATTCAAGCCTGTGAACGCCTTCCCACGTTGCACGTAGCGCAGATGTTTGGGCTGCATTGGGAGACCGTTCGGGTGCTGGAGCGTCGAGCCTTGCAAGCAGCATTGAGCGTTTTGCCAAAGGCGCAACCGCGACGTTTGGTGATGGACGAGTTCGCATTGTTCAAAGGTCATCGTTATGCCAGCGTTGTTCTGGATGCGGATACGCGACGGGTGCTGTGGATCGGCGAAGGCCGCAGCCGGGCGGCGGTCAGGCCATTTTTCGAAGAGCTGGGGCCAGAGGGGTGCGCCCGAATCGAAGCGGTGGCAATGGACATGAACACCGCTTTTGATCTGGAGGTTCGTCAGCACTGCCCAAAAGCGCGAGTGGTCTACGATCTTTTCCATGTGGTGGCCAAATATGGCCGAGAGGTGATTGATCGGGTTCGCGTCGACGAAGCCAATCGACTGCGTCACGACAAGCCGGCCCGAAAGGTCATCAAGCAAGCGCGTTGGCTGCTCCTGCGCAACCCGCAGAACCTGAAAACACCGGAGCAACAGGTCCGCTTGGAGGATTTGCTGGCGGCCAACCAAGCGTTGATGACGGTCTACTTGATGAACGCTGAACTCAAAACGCTCTGGACGCCAAGTACCGCCTGGGGCTGGAGATCAGCCTGGAAGCAATGGCTGCGCCACGCTGATGAAAGCGCGATACCGGCTCTGATCCTGTTCGCCAAACGGCTAAAGGGTTACTGGCGGGGAATCGTCAGCCGGGTTCGCTGGCCGATGCACACGGGGCAGTTGGAAGGCATAAACAATCGAATAAAGGTTATCAAACGGATGGCGTACGGTTACCGGGATAGCGAATTCTTTTTCATGAAAATCAAGAGCGTCTTTCCCGGTAATCCGTGA